The sequence TGGCGAGAACGTCCCGGACCGCTCAACCGGTGGAGCTCCCTCCTCGGCCACCGATCGAACCGCGCCGCCAGCGGAATCCGTCACGGACGTGCCGAAAAAACACGCCGATCCCCCGTTCGAGTCCGACGACGCCAGGACACCGCTCTGGGAATTCGGTCACATGGTTTCGTACGTCATCGCCACGTTACTCGCGATCGTCTCCCGGTCGCTTCGATACGGGTTCGAGTACGCGAGGGGGACCGAAGAGGGCCCGTTCGATCCCATGGCACCGGCATCGACGGCGAACGGCTCCGCACCGGTCTCACGCGATCAGATGGTATTGATCGTTTCGGCACTCCTGTTGCTGGTGGTTCTCGCTCTCGGGTTCGTCGTCGCGTGACTGTGCGGTTCGGTATTGTGGACCCCGCCCGTCAGGGTGAGAAGACGGGGAGGCCAAGACGGACGTGGGCTAGACCCTGATCGATCGATGCGCTCCAATGATAACCCCCGTTACCGCGTCCAGAATGCTGGCGTGAAGATGACCAACACCGAGAGCACTTCCAGGCGACCGATCCACATCAAAAAGACCATGTACAGTTTCGACAGGTTCGAGAACGGCAGGAAATTGTTCATCGGCCCGACGACGCCGAATCCGGGACCGACGTTTCCGAGCGTGGCGATGGCGACACTCATCGCTTCGAGCCCAGCCATCGACACGCCGGCCGTCCGCAAACTGTCGAGGTAAAGCAGTACCGTCGAAAGCGCGAACAACGCCACGAAAAGCACCACGAACACGAGCAGGTCGCGGATCGTCTCCTCGTCGATGGCATTCTCTCGCAATCGGATCGGCCTGACAGCATCGGGGTGGACGGACGTGAACAGCGTCCGTTTGATGGATTTCGTCGCGAGCACCCACCGCACGATTTTGATCGAGCCGGCCGCGGATCCGGCCGATCCGCCGAGAAAATACGCGAACAGCAAGATCGTCTGTGCAGAGGCGTGCCACGTGTTGACGTCCATACTCGCGTACCCGGTCGTCGTCACGATGGCGATCGCCTGGAAGAGCCCCTGTCGAACGGCGTCTTCGAAATTTCCCGGGATGAGGCCGACGTTCGCCGGCGTCTGGGCGAGCCCGACACCGGCGAAGAGGACCCCCGAGATCACGGCCCCGAACCCGACCATGGCGAACAGATATGACCGAAATTCGGGATTGCCTGTCAACCGATCTGGCTCTCCATGGAGGACGTACCAGAACAGCGCGAAGTTGGTTCCCGCGAGGAGCATGAACGGCATCACCGCCCACTGGACGGCGGGAGAGAACGCCTCGATACTCCGTGCCTGTGGCGAAAAACCGCCAGTGGGCAACGTGGTGAGGGCGTGTGCGACCGCGTTGTAGAGATCCATGTTCGGTGCGACGCCGCCCAGGTGGAGTCCGTAGTAGACGAGGACAGCGAAGACGGTAAAACCGGCGTATATCCCCCATAGCGCACGTGCCGTCTCCTGAATCCGGGGCGTCAGTTTCTCCAGGGCGAGTCCCGGCGCCTCGTTGTTGATGATTTGCGCGCCACCGACGGACAGCTGGGGGAGAATGGCGACCATCAACACCAGAATCCCCATGCCCCCGAGCCACTGGGTGAGCTGACGCCACAGCATCATCGCGTGGCCGTGTTTTTCGACCGAAATCTCCCCGAGGGCCGTTGCACCCGTCGTGGTGAACCCACTCATGCTCTCGAACAGTGCATTGACGGGGCTGCTAACGGTGCCGGTTCCGGCGACGAGATACGGTACCGTGCCCGCCAACGGAACGATGAGCCAGACGAGACTCACCAGGAGGAACGCCTCTCGATTGCCCAGTTCGCCGTCACCACGGACTCGCTCCAGAAGGAGGCCGGCTCCGATCATCGTCGCACTCGCCGCCACGAACGGAGTCGGACTTTCGCCGTAGTAGAGTGCCAGCGCCAGCGGAAACAGTGGGGCACCGCCCATATACTTGAGAACGCTCCCGACGTAGGCGAGGCTCAACCGGTAATCGACGTAGGGGGTGGGCCGGGAAACCATCGAATATGCGTATGGTCGCTTTCCTGGGTGATGGTAGTTTTGGCACGGCCCGTTCTTCCGGAAATGTGTGGATGTCCCTCTCGCACGGGGCTACGTCGACCGTGGTCGTCGCCTGTCAGAACAGCATGGGGCGCACTTCGCTTCCGGCAATCACGCCCACAGTTGCGAGTCCTACCCCCAGGAATAGCAGCGCGTAGTTCGCCACGGAATTGGCCGACTGAACGAGGTCGGCCGAATACCGACGGTTGTCCCGAAACGGCTTGACACCCATCGGGGTCAGTGCGTCGGCTCCGATATGTGAAACGATCGTCCCGAACCCCAGGGCGAACCCGAAGGCGGCAGCCGCTAACCCAGGAAGGTGTCCCTCGGGAATCGCAACGAGCAACCCGCCGGCGCCGAGGACCAGTCCAACGAGCACCGCGAAGGGGACCGTGTGGGTTATTCCCCGGTGTTCGACGAATGGAATCCGGTGGTCCCAATCGGGAACTATCGAGATGCCGGCAGCCACCAGCGCACCGAGCACACCGATTTCGATACCGCCGAAGAGGGTGGCAATGAATCCAGGAAGCGTGTACACGAGGAGTGCTGCGCCGACGTGGCCGTTTCGATGCATGATGGAGGGGGTGGAGTTTCCCAACGAGCTACCACGCTCGCCGTAGTCATCGATCGTATCGGACCGCCACGGTTGTGTCTGGTGGTTTCACGGTCCTTAGAGATGAGTGGGTGTCATCTCTTGGTAGTGTCTTCGTTTTCGAGGGAGACGTCGATCGGATCCTCGACATCGCCCATGACCGATTCGAGGAGATCCGTCACCGTCACCAGACCGATCACGGTTTCGTCCTCGACCACCAGCGCGAGTTCCTGATTCTCGGCCTGAAACAGGTCGATGGCATGGCTGACGTCCTCGTCGGCCGGGACCGTCAGTGGCGGTGCGGCGATTTTCTCGAAATCGAGTGAATCCGGCCCGGAATCGCAATAGAATTTGGCCAGTACCGGAACGTAGACGATTCCGCGAAAATCGGACAGGGCCTCCCCGATCAGCGGGTACCGCGTTTGTGGCTGGTTTGCGATGCGTTCGAGGTTCTCGTTGACGCTGGCGGCCGTCGAGAGTGCGACGATATCCTCGGCTGGAACCATGACCTCCCGTACCGGTTGCTCGCCAATCGTGAGCGCGTTCATGATTTCCTCACGCCGCTCCTCGGGAAGGTCGCCCTTGTCGAGAAGTGTTCCCAGCCGATTGCGCAACTCCGATCTCGTTTCGATGACGTCCTGTTCGGTCTCCAGCCAGGCGCCGGTCATCTCGACGCCGAACATTCGGAGCGTTCCCTTCGCGATCCCGTCTCCGAGCGCGATGATCGGTGAGAGGATGCGGTGGAACCAGTACAGCGGGATCGCGCCGTACTTCGACACCCATCGCGATCGCTCGACACCGAGATAGGTCGGAGTCTGTTCCCCGTGGGTCAGGTGGACGAGGTTGATCAGGAGAAACGCGAGGATGGCGCCCGACCCGATCGAGGCGAGCATCGAATCCGCAAACAGCGGTTCGAACATTGCCGCCAGCGCTGGCTCCGCGACGATCCCGACGGCGATGCTCGATGCCGTAATACCGACCTGACACGACGTCAGGTACAGTTCGAGGTCCTGGGTCATCTCCCAGGCACGCTCGAGGCCGGGAGACGAGCGATCTCCGAGGAACTCGTCTTTATCGTACTGTCTGGCTCGCGTGAGTGCGAACTCGATGGCGACGAAAAAGCCGTTCGTGAGGATGAGGCCCACGCCAGCGAGCAGACGGATGACGATTTCTATGGAATTCATGTGGATCGATCGGGCATCGATGTTATCGCATCGTAGGTCGGGGGCTCCCAGAGGGGGAGGTACACCCACCTCTCTCGTGATGGGGGAGCCCGATCACTGCCTGTGTTTTCATGTCGCTGCCCGCGTCATGTTATCCTGTCGGTGTCTCAATTGCCGTCCGATGTCGTATCACCGCTTCGTGGTCTCAATCACCGCTTCGTGGTCTCAATTGCTGGGGGACGGGACAGAGCCACCGGTCGTAACGGGCTTACTTCCCCACCGACTATCCTCGCTCGTGACTCGGTCAGGAACGGATCCCGAAATTGCCCCTGGCGACGATGAGACGGCGGCCATCGAGTCGTTCCGGGACGCACTCGAGAGTGTCGAACGACCGATCGTGACCGCGAGTGACGTCGCCACCCACCTCGCCGTCTCCCAGTCGACCGCGAACGATCTGCTCGAGCGCCTCGTGGCAGCGGACGAGGTCTCGCGTGTCGACGTCGGAAACGACCCGGTCGTCTTTTACGCTCGACGGTGGGCCGATTCGACCCGGCGCGAACGGGTCGTTCCCTTCCCGGACCGCCACGAGATCGTCGTGGATCATCCCGACCAGTTTACGCGGGCCCAACTCTCGCAGTTCGCCCGTCTCGATACGACGAATGGGAACGCAGGCTACGTCTACGAGGTGCGTCGGGAGGACGTCTGGGCCGCCCCGCACGATTCCTTTTCCCGCCTCCGGTCGACCGTGCGCGAGGTTCTCGGCGGCGAGGAACCGACGTTCGAGGAGTGGATGGAATCGCAGTGGAACCGGGCCAGGCAGTTCACCCTCAGGACACACGAGGACGGATACACGGTGCTGGAGGCCGAGAGCGACTCGCTGATGGGCAACGTCGCCCGCGAGGAACTCGGCGACGAGCACCTCCACGCGCCAATCGACGACGACACGAGCTGGGTCGTGGAGGGAGCCGAAGCCGAGATCAAACGACTGCTGTACGACACCGGCTATCCCGTGCGAGACGAACGCGACCTCGACGAGGGCGACGATCTCGACGTTTCGATCCACCTCGAACTGCGGCCGTACCAACGCGACTGGGTCGATCGCTTTCTCGACGCGGGCTCAGGCGTCCTGGTCGGTCCCGCCGGGAGTGGGAAGACCGTCGCCGCGCTGGGTGTCGTCGCCGCGCTCGAATTGGAGACACTGGTCCTCGTTCCGAGTCGAGAACTCGCGGGCCAGTGGCACGAAGAACTGCTACGACATACCGACCTGGCCCCAGCCGACGTCGGGGAGTATCACGGTGGCACGAAGGACGTCCGCCCCGTCACGATCGCGACCTACCAGATCGCGAGTATGGATCGCCACCGGGGACTGTTCGACAGCCGCCGGTGGGGTCTCATCGTGTACGACGAGGCCCACCAGGTGCCGGCCCCCGTGAACCGACTGACCACTGACCTCCAGGGCCGCCATCGGCTCGGGCTGACCGCCTCGCCGGTGCGCGAGGACGACCTGGAACGCGATATTTACACGCTCATCGGTCCCCCGATCGGCACGGACTGGGACGCATTGTTCGAAGCCGGGTTCGTCGAAGAGCCCGCCGTCGAGATCCGGTACGTGCCCTGGCGGGATGAGGCAGCCAAGTCAGAGTACGGCGACGCATCGCGACATCGACAGCGACAGCTGGCAGCCACGAACCCCGCGAAGATCGACGCCGTCCGCGACGCCCTTGCCGAGCGACCCGACGCGAACGCCCTCGTCTTCGTCGAGTACCTCGACCAGGGTGACGCCCTCGCCGAGGCACTCGACGTGCCGTTCATCAGTGGGGAGACGCCCCACGCCGAGCGAGCGAGCCTGTTCCAGGCGTTCCGCCGCGGCGATCTGGAAACTCTCATCGTCTCGCGCGTCGGGGACGAGGGCATCGACCTGCCGAACGCGGAACTCGGAATCGTCGCCTCGGGGCTTGGTGGATCCCGCCGGCAGGGAACCCAGCGAGCGGGGCGGACGATGCGTCCCTCGGGGAACGCCGAGGTCGTCGTCCTCGCTACCCAGGGATCCAGAGAGGAGGACTTCGCCCTGCAGCAGATGCACCACCTGGCGAGCAAGGGCGTCCCGGTTACCGAACGAACCCTCGCCGACTGAGGCCTCCCGATCCGGTCCAAATGCTACACGTTTTTCACCGCGATCGACCAAGATCGAAGAATGACGACTCCCGACGCGATCGATCTCGATTTCGTTTCCCTCGGCTCGACGGGCATCCAGACGAGCGAACTGCAGTTCGGAACCTGGCGGTTCGGCAAGGAGACCGAGACGGGAACCGTCGAGATCGAAGAAGAACGAGCGGACGCCCTCCTCGACACGTACGCGGCCGCAGGCGGGCGATTCATAGACACTGCCGACGTGTACGGCGGCGGCAAGAGCGAGCGGTGGATCGGGAGCTGGCTCGAGGACAGAAACCGGGAACGGTACACGATCGCGTCGAAGATCTACTGGCAGATCCGTGACGGCGATCCGAACAGTGGGGGCACCAACCGAAAGAACCTTCGCCACCGCCTGGACGGCGTGCTCGATCGGCTTGGGACAGATTACGTGGACGTTTTGTACATCCATCGATGGGATGACGAGACCCCAACGCGTGAGATGATGCGGACCCTCGATCGGTTCGTTCGCGAGGGCAACGTCCACTATCTCGGCGCATCGACCCTGCGACCGAACGCCTGGAAGGTGGCGAAGGCGAACGAGATCGCCATCCGGGAGGGCTGGGAGCCGTTCACCGTCGTCCAGCCCCGGTACAACCTGGCCGATCGCGAGATTGAGGGCGACTATCTGGAGATGAGTCGCGACTACGGTCTCGGCGTCTGCCCCTGGAGCCCGCTCGGTCAGGGATTCCTGACCGGCAAGTACTCTCGAGAGAACGGACTCCTCGGGGAATCGCGGGTCGCTGGCTCGTCGCGATTCGAGGAGTCGTACCTAACGGAGGCAAACTTTGACCTCCTCGACGAACTCGAGGCCGTGGCGGACGACGTTGGTGCGACCCCCGCGCAGACGGCTATCGCCTGGCTCATGCACCGACCCGGAGTGACGGCGCCTATCCTCGGGGCACGAACGGTCGAACAACTCGAGGAGAATCTTGGTGCAGCGACGGTCGAACTGGACGCCGAACAGATGCGGCGGTTATCGGACGCGAAGGCGGGACCGTACCACCGACTCTAGTGGACCTCGTCGACGACGAGCCACGGCACCTCGATCAGCGCCGGGATGGGCGTCTCGACGTGGTGTTCCCAGATGCCTTGCTCCCCGAACGCTTCGCCGTGGTCGGATGTGATGACGACCGTGCCCTCGAGGTCGTCGGCGAGGGTGGCCGCCGCCTCGAACCCCTCCCGGAGGTTGTCTTCGTAATACCGTTCGAGGGTTTCCCTGGTCCCGTCAGTTCCCACGTCGAAGACGCTCGACGGGTCGAGCTCCACCAGCATCCCCACTTTCATGGCGAGCTCGCTTTGCTCCAGGAACCGCTCGATGTGGGGTTTGACAGGGTCGATAAGCGGAGACAGGATGCCGCCATTGGTTCCCTGATCGTGTCCTTCCGCCTTCGCCTCCTCGAAACTCTTCCGGATCGTATTCACTTTTCTACCGGTCCCGTGGGCGATGAACGGGGCGTGAGGTTGCATATAGTGGACGACCGTTCGTTCATTGCTCTGCACCTCGTCCCAGTGATTGCGGACGTACTGGTTGACGTCGGCCGGGAGCACTGTCCCGAGGTCGTCGTCCCAGACCTCGTCCCAGACGTCGTGAATGGTTGCGATATGGTCGGTCGAGGTCCAGCTCGAATCGAAACTTGCCCCCCACTCCATCTCGTCCAGCGGAATGCCCAGTCCGTTGATGAAGGGATTCGCAGAGAAGTACGTGATGTCGTGGTCGTCCTGAAACGTCTTGGCCGCCCACTCCGGCGTCGCGGACCCAAGGCTCTCCCGCTTTTCCAGGTCACCGTCGACGTAATCGCGGTATACCGATTCGAAGGTGTCGTATCGGCAGGCGTCGAGGACGATCAAGTGATCCCATTCGCTATCGGTGACGGCTTGACGTTTCATAGCGGGATGACACGTACGTGTCGGTAGGGAGACCGACGCCTAAAGCCTATGTGATATCCGGTGGTCACGCCATCACGTCGACTCCGTACGCCGTCGCGGACACGCCGCCCAGCGCCACGGGCATCCAGTAGATGGCGACCCGAAAGACCAGGACCGCAGCGGTCACCACAGCCGCTTCGATACCGGTGATCGGGACGAGCAGGCCGACGAACGCCGCCTCGATTCCCCCGAGCCCCCCTGGAAGCGGGGTCATTCCGGCGAGATTCGCAAGCGGGATGACGAACAGCGCCACGACGACGGGAACGTCGTGACCGACCGCCGCGAACGCGGCAAGGAGCGCGGCGGCCTGCAACAGCCAGCCGGCCGTCGAGAGGGTGAGCGCTAGCGCGAGTCTCCGTCGGTCCGTCGCGACGACCTCCACGTTGCCGAAGAATCGTTCCATCCGGTCGACGATCTCGTCTTCGGTCACTGTGAGCGACGTGAATGGTCCCCAGCGTACCCGATCCAGTCCACCGGCGATCGGTCCGGCGATCCGGTCGACCAGCGCGTCGCGGTGTCGCCAGACGAGAGTGAACGTCACGACGATGGCAACCACGAGGACGATAACCGACCCGACTGCCGCATTCAGTTCGGTACCGAGCGTGACCGAACTCGCATAGACGCCGACGGCGAGGAACACGATACCGACCGAGGAGACGACGTTCAACACGTCGACGCTCGCGATGGAGACCAGGCCACGCTCGTACCGTGTCCCGGTAACGTTCGAGACCAGGAGCGCCGTCACGGGTTCACCGCCCGCCTGACCGAACGGCGTGACGTTGTTCGCGAAGACGGCGGCCGCGTAGACGAGAAAGGACGTTGGCAGGGAGACGGTGACGTCCATCGTCGCCAGGACCGTCCGAAGCGTGCCAGCCCACGCCAGAAGCCAGACGAGCGCGAAGCCGAGTGTCACAGCGAGCAACACGGGATCGGCCCGTCCGATGGCCGTTTTCACTCGATTGACGTCGACGAGCATCAGGAGCACGACAATAAGGACTCCAGCGCCGGCAAAACCGAGGACGACGGCTCGCCTGTCGTCCCCGTTCATACCAGGGATCTGGAGTCCCCACTACGAAATCGTTTGGATTCGTTCCGACGTGGACGACCGGGTGATTTATCTGTTGCTCACGGTGAGACATGGATAATGAACGACGGGTCCCCTGAGAACGTCCTCTTCATCGTCCTCGACACCGTCCGGAAGGACCGTCTCGGCCCGTACGGGTACGGTCGAGACACGACGCCAAATCTCTCGGCCTTCGCCGAGGAAGCGACCGTCTTCGAGTCGGCCATCGCCCCCGCGCCCTGGACGCTTCCGGTCCACGCCTCGATGTTTACGGGCCTCTATCCGAGCCAACACGGTGCTGATCAGGAGAGTCCCTATCTCGAGGGTGCCCAGACCCTCGCCACGACGCTGTCCAACGCCGGATACGACACCGCCGCGTATTCGTCGAACGCCTGGATTACGCCCTACACGAACCTCACCGAGGGGTTCGACGATGGCGATACGTTTTTTGAGGTCATGCCCGGAGACTATCTCTCGGGTCCGCTCTCCCGGATCTGGAAGGCGATGAACGACAGCGAGCGCCTTCGCGATCTCGCGTCGGGCGCGGTCCAGTTCGGGGCGAAGATCCACGAATACCTTGCCAGCGGTGACGGCGCGGACACGAAGACGCCGTCGGTCATCGACAACACCACCGAGTTCGTGGCGGGAAGCGACGCCGAGGAGGGGTGGTTCGCGTTCATCAACCTGATGGACGCACATCTGCCGTACTATCCGCCGGAGGAGTACCGACAGCGGTTCGCTCCGGACGCGGATCCGGACGCCGTCACGCAAAATTCGAAGACGTACAATTCAGGAGCCAGGGAGATCGACGATGCGGAGTGGGCAGATATTCGGGCGCTGTACGATGCCGAGATCGCTCACATGGACGCTCAACTCGGCCGACTCTTCGACTGGCTGAAGCAGACTGGCCGGT is a genomic window of Halanaeroarchaeum sulfurireducens containing:
- a CDS encoding lysylphosphatidylglycerol synthase transmembrane domain-containing protein; the encoded protein is MNGDDRRAVVLGFAGAGVLIVVLLMLVDVNRVKTAIGRADPVLLAVTLGFALVWLLAWAGTLRTVLATMDVTVSLPTSFLVYAAAVFANNVTPFGQAGGEPVTALLVSNVTGTRYERGLVSIASVDVLNVVSSVGIVFLAVGVYASSVTLGTELNAAVGSVIVLVVAIVVTFTLVWRHRDALVDRIAGPIAGGLDRVRWGPFTSLTVTEDEIVDRMERFFGNVEVVATDRRRLALALTLSTAGWLLQAAALLAAFAAVGHDVPVVVALFVIPLANLAGMTPLPGGLGGIEAAFVGLLVPITGIEAAVVTAAVLVFRVAIYWMPVALGGVSATAYGVDVMA
- a CDS encoding TrkH family potassium uptake protein produces the protein MVSRPTPYVDYRLSLAYVGSVLKYMGGAPLFPLALALYYGESPTPFVAASATMIGAGLLLERVRGDGELGNREAFLLVSLVWLIVPLAGTVPYLVAGTGTVSSPVNALFESMSGFTTTGATALGEISVEKHGHAMMLWRQLTQWLGGMGILVLMVAILPQLSVGGAQIINNEAPGLALEKLTPRIQETARALWGIYAGFTVFAVLVYYGLHLGGVAPNMDLYNAVAHALTTLPTGGFSPQARSIEAFSPAVQWAVMPFMLLAGTNFALFWYVLHGEPDRLTGNPEFRSYLFAMVGFGAVISGVLFAGVGLAQTPANVGLIPGNFEDAVRQGLFQAIAIVTTTGYASMDVNTWHASAQTILLFAYFLGGSAGSAAGSIKIVRWVLATKSIKRTLFTSVHPDAVRPIRLRENAIDEETIRDLLVFVVLFVALFALSTVLLYLDSLRTAGVSMAGLEAMSVAIATLGNVGPGFGVVGPMNNFLPFSNLSKLYMVFLMWIGRLEVLSVLVIFTPAFWTR
- a CDS encoding CNNM domain-containing protein; translation: MNSIEIVIRLLAGVGLILTNGFFVAIEFALTRARQYDKDEFLGDRSSPGLERAWEMTQDLELYLTSCQVGITASSIAVGIVAEPALAAMFEPLFADSMLASIGSGAILAFLLINLVHLTHGEQTPTYLGVERSRWVSKYGAIPLYWFHRILSPIIALGDGIAKGTLRMFGVEMTGAWLETEQDVIETRSELRNRLGTLLDKGDLPEERREEIMNALTIGEQPVREVMVPAEDIVALSTAASVNENLERIANQPQTRYPLIGEALSDFRGIVYVPVLAKFYCDSGPDSLDFEKIAAPPLTVPADEDVSHAIDLFQAENQELALVVEDETVIGLVTVTDLLESVMGDVEDPIDVSLENEDTTKR
- a CDS encoding DEAD/DEAH box helicase, translating into MTRSGTDPEIAPGDDETAAIESFRDALESVERPIVTASDVATHLAVSQSTANDLLERLVAADEVSRVDVGNDPVVFYARRWADSTRRERVVPFPDRHEIVVDHPDQFTRAQLSQFARLDTTNGNAGYVYEVRREDVWAAPHDSFSRLRSTVREVLGGEEPTFEEWMESQWNRARQFTLRTHEDGYTVLEAESDSLMGNVAREELGDEHLHAPIDDDTSWVVEGAEAEIKRLLYDTGYPVRDERDLDEGDDLDVSIHLELRPYQRDWVDRFLDAGSGVLVGPAGSGKTVAALGVVAALELETLVLVPSRELAGQWHEELLRHTDLAPADVGEYHGGTKDVRPVTIATYQIASMDRHRGLFDSRRWGLIVYDEAHQVPAPVNRLTTDLQGRHRLGLTASPVREDDLERDIYTLIGPPIGTDWDALFEAGFVEEPAVEIRYVPWRDEAAKSEYGDASRHRQRQLAATNPAKIDAVRDALAERPDANALVFVEYLDQGDALAEALDVPFISGETPHAERASLFQAFRRGDLETLIVSRVGDEGIDLPNAELGIVASGLGGSRRQGTQRAGRTMRPSGNAEVVVLATQGSREEDFALQQMHHLASKGVPVTERTLAD
- a CDS encoding sulfatase; protein product: MNDGSPENVLFIVLDTVRKDRLGPYGYGRDTTPNLSAFAEEATVFESAIAPAPWTLPVHASMFTGLYPSQHGADQESPYLEGAQTLATTLSNAGYDTAAYSSNAWITPYTNLTEGFDDGDTFFEVMPGDYLSGPLSRIWKAMNDSERLRDLASGAVQFGAKIHEYLASGDGADTKTPSVIDNTTEFVAGSDAEEGWFAFINLMDAHLPYYPPEEYRQRFAPDADPDAVTQNSKTYNSGAREIDDAEWADIRALYDAEIAHMDAQLGRLFDWLKQTGRWENTTVIVCADHGELHGEHDLYGHEFSLYDELINVPLMVKHPALDRERRDETVELLDLYHTVLHATDVVPTNAPTTGVDDGRVVEFDRTRSLFEDTYRQFDDVDTPDPGQRANGDADRDYAFAEYAQPVIELHHLEEKAADAGIAIPDDHRARARLRTARSHAGKFIRADRIPDEGFDLREDPDESRPLDTTDDAVAAAERVLSTFESATGGAWTEAVDGRADALDDADEKLQQRLSDLGYME
- a CDS encoding aldo/keto reductase is translated as MTTPDAIDLDFVSLGSTGIQTSELQFGTWRFGKETETGTVEIEEERADALLDTYAAAGGRFIDTADVYGGGKSERWIGSWLEDRNRERYTIASKIYWQIRDGDPNSGGTNRKNLRHRLDGVLDRLGTDYVDVLYIHRWDDETPTREMMRTLDRFVREGNVHYLGASTLRPNAWKVAKANEIAIREGWEPFTVVQPRYNLADREIEGDYLEMSRDYGLGVCPWSPLGQGFLTGKYSRENGLLGESRVAGSSRFEESYLTEANFDLLDELEAVADDVGATPAQTAIAWLMHRPGVTAPILGARTVEQLEENLGAATVELDAEQMRRLSDAKAGPYHRL
- a CDS encoding metal-dependent hydrolase, which produces MGNSTPSIMHRNGHVGAALLVYTLPGFIATLFGGIEIGVLGALVAAGISIVPDWDHRIPFVEHRGITHTVPFAVLVGLVLGAGGLLVAIPEGHLPGLAAAAFGFALGFGTIVSHIGADALTPMGVKPFRDNRRYSADLVQSANSVANYALLFLGVGLATVGVIAGSEVRPMLF